From Natrinema amylolyticum, the proteins below share one genomic window:
- a CDS encoding Rpp14/Pop5 family protein: MKHLPKHLRPRWRYLAVELETWPDERIGRRSFQRELWYAGQNLLGDPGSADADLSVVRFEFADGTGEAIVKVRRGETEPARAALACIDGIDGAPLGIRVRGISGTIRAAEENYLGRAGQDSGERNVVFGNEERVAVLRDGVGDVRLDEAFVGATDLDYHLV, translated from the coding sequence ATGAAACACCTCCCGAAGCACCTCCGCCCGCGCTGGCGATACCTCGCGGTCGAACTCGAGACGTGGCCGGACGAGCGGATCGGTAGGCGATCGTTCCAGCGGGAACTGTGGTATGCGGGCCAGAACCTGCTGGGCGATCCGGGCAGCGCCGACGCCGATCTGTCGGTCGTCAGGTTCGAGTTCGCCGACGGAACCGGCGAAGCGATCGTTAAAGTCCGCCGCGGGGAGACCGAACCCGCTCGAGCGGCGCTGGCCTGTATCGATGGAATCGACGGCGCTCCCCTCGGGATTCGGGTCCGCGGTATCAGTGGCACGATCCGTGCCGCTGAAGAAAACTATTTAGGACGCGCCGGGCAAGATTCGGGAGAGAGAAACGTCGTGTTCGGGAACGAAGAGCGAGTCGCCGTCCTGCGGGACGGCGTTGGGGACGTGCGACTCGATGAGGCGTTCGTGGGCGCGACAGACCTCGATTACCATTTAGTGTGA
- a CDS encoding ribosome assembly factor SBDS yields the protein MISLDEAVTARLESHGARFEVLVDPDAALEIKRDEFEGDLEDVIAAEDVFEDASRGDRPAEADLEKVFDTTEPLEIIPQVIKQGEIQITADQRREMQEQKRKQLIDTITRNAVNPQMDNAPHPPERIENALEEAGFTVDPMEPVQEQVDDALDALRPIIPIRFEEVTVAVQVPADHAGSAQAKIRQFGDLEREEWQGDGSWIGVLTFPAGLQNEFYDTVNEHTSGNAETEIVKDKDDLRTR from the coding sequence ATGATTTCGCTTGACGAGGCAGTGACGGCGCGACTCGAGTCCCACGGGGCGCGCTTCGAAGTGTTAGTCGACCCGGACGCGGCGCTCGAAATCAAACGCGACGAGTTCGAGGGGGATCTCGAAGACGTGATCGCCGCCGAGGACGTCTTCGAGGACGCCTCCCGCGGTGATCGGCCCGCCGAGGCCGACCTTGAGAAGGTCTTCGATACCACGGAGCCGCTGGAGATCATCCCCCAGGTGATCAAGCAGGGAGAGATCCAGATCACGGCCGATCAGCGCCGCGAGATGCAAGAACAGAAGCGAAAGCAGTTGATCGACACGATCACGCGCAACGCGGTCAACCCGCAGATGGACAACGCGCCCCATCCGCCCGAACGGATCGAGAACGCCTTAGAGGAGGCCGGCTTCACCGTCGATCCGATGGAGCCGGTTCAGGAGCAGGTCGACGACGCCTTAGACGCGCTGCGGCCGATCATCCCGATCCGGTTCGAGGAGGTCACCGTCGCCGTGCAGGTGCCGGCCGACCACGCCGGCAGCGCGCAGGCGAAGATCCGCCAGTTCGGCGATCTCGAGCGCGAGGAGTGGCAGGGCGACGGCTCGTGGATCGGCGTGCTCACGTTCCCGGCCGGCCTGCAAAACGAGTTCTACGACACCGTCAACGAACACACCAGCGGCAACGCGGAGACGGAGATCGTCAAAGACAAAGACGATCTTCGAACGCGATAA
- a CDS encoding FUN14 domain-containing protein: protein MLDLDPTALGLEFGGGAVIGGLIGFAAKKIAKLLAIIVGVQLMAFRYLESQGIIIVDWNRLSAGILKTQERAGDAADIHWLQSMISTLSIGAGFTGGFLVGFRRG from the coding sequence ATGCTAGATCTCGATCCGACGGCGCTCGGCCTCGAGTTCGGGGGCGGCGCGGTCATCGGCGGCCTCATCGGGTTCGCAGCGAAGAAGATCGCGAAACTCCTCGCGATCATCGTCGGCGTCCAACTGATGGCCTTTCGCTACCTCGAGTCCCAGGGGATCATCATCGTCGACTGGAACCGGCTCTCGGCCGGGATCCTGAAGACACAGGAACGAGCGGGGGATGCGGCGGACATTCACTGGCTCCAGTCGATGATCTCGACGCTGTCGATCGGCGCGGGCTTTACCGGCGGCTTTCTGGTCGGCTTTCGACGCGGATAA
- the hflX gene encoding GTPase HflX, with the protein MNTIIAKRVDSGTADTSEIRDLARAAGYTVVGEVTQSRRADPALQIGEGKAEELAALVAETDATTVVFDNRLGPYQTYNLGQLLPDGVEVIDRFTLILEIFGQRAQTRKAQLQVELAELRYELPRAEAKTSLAKREEHPGFMGLGEYDESRERDIKAQISRIKDELERIEQTEQQRRERRRDSGFDLVALAGYTNAGKSTLLRQIATDLEVEENEELHPDLDPTAESQDKLFTTLGTTTRRAAIDRRDVLVTDTVGFISDLPHWLVESFKSTLDSVYRADLVLLVVDVSEPIDEIHEKLVTSHDTLYERNEAPIVTVLNKVDQVSDEELAEKREALSSLAPNPVTVSAKEGLNVDGLLERIDHELPDWEEERLMLPMTDDTMSVVSWLHDNANVDDVTYGDEDVIVSFEARPAVISQARSRASELRTTAAESAS; encoded by the coding sequence ATGAACACGATCATCGCAAAACGCGTCGATTCCGGCACGGCCGACACGAGCGAGATTCGCGACCTGGCCCGCGCGGCGGGGTACACCGTCGTCGGCGAGGTCACGCAGTCCAGACGGGCCGACCCGGCCCTTCAGATCGGTGAGGGAAAAGCCGAGGAACTGGCCGCGCTCGTCGCGGAGACCGACGCGACGACCGTCGTCTTCGACAATCGGCTCGGCCCCTATCAGACGTACAACCTCGGACAACTTCTGCCCGACGGCGTCGAGGTCATCGACCGGTTCACGCTGATCCTCGAGATCTTCGGTCAGCGCGCCCAGACCCGGAAGGCCCAGCTCCAGGTCGAACTGGCCGAACTCCGATACGAACTACCCCGCGCAGAGGCGAAGACGAGCCTCGCCAAGCGGGAGGAACATCCGGGCTTCATGGGCCTCGGTGAGTACGACGAGAGCCGCGAACGGGACATCAAGGCCCAGATCAGCCGGATCAAGGACGAGCTCGAGCGGATCGAGCAGACCGAACAGCAACGCCGGGAGCGCCGTCGCGACTCCGGGTTCGATCTGGTCGCGCTCGCGGGCTACACCAACGCGGGCAAGTCGACCCTGTTGCGCCAGATCGCGACCGATCTCGAGGTCGAGGAAAACGAGGAGCTCCACCCCGATCTGGACCCGACGGCCGAGTCCCAGGACAAGCTGTTCACGACGCTGGGGACGACGACTCGACGCGCGGCGATCGATCGGCGGGACGTGCTGGTGACCGACACCGTCGGGTTCATCAGCGATCTGCCCCACTGGCTGGTCGAGTCGTTCAAGTCGACGCTGGACTCGGTCTACCGGGCCGACCTGGTCTTGCTCGTCGTCGACGTCAGCGAACCGATCGACGAGATCCACGAGAAGCTGGTCACCTCCCACGACACCCTCTACGAGCGCAACGAAGCGCCGATCGTGACCGTCCTGAACAAGGTCGATCAGGTGAGCGACGAGGAACTCGCGGAGAAACGCGAGGCGCTCTCGTCGCTCGCGCCGAACCCGGTCACCGTCAGCGCCAAGGAGGGACTCAACGTCGACGGCCTCCTCGAGCGGATCGATCACGAACTGCCGGACTGGGAGGAAGAGCGCCTTATGTTGCCGATGACCGACGACACGATGAGCGTCGTCTCGTGGCTCCACGACAACGCGAACGTCGACGACGTCACCTACGGCGACGAGGACGTCATCGTCTCCTTCGAGGCCCGACCCGCGGTCATCTCGCAGGCGCGCTCGCGAGCGAGCGAGTTGCGGACGACGGCAGCGGAATCGGCGTCGTAA
- a CDS encoding thiolase C-terminal domain-containing protein: protein MERVAIIGASMTQFGQREGEWIQDLLAEAGIECLEDAGVDASDVEHLYVSNMASGEFEGQTGAPNALAHDLDAMPAYTQRVDQTSSSGGAGIFAAWQSVASGASDMTLLVGGEKMTHRTTGEATDVIASLTHPVEYKTGVTLPSFAGLTARHYLERFDAPRESLGKVAVKNHKNGVDNPHAQFQKEVDLETVLESPIVADPLRLYDFCPITDGSAALMLCPESMAENYADDYVVISGIDGATDTHVVHEREDPTVMGGVVESGRGAYEMSNTKPEDIDVAELHDMFTILEFLQMEGLGFAEQGEAWKLVEDGYTERDGELPINTSGGLKSKGHPLGASGVAQGVEIYEQLVGEAGPRQVDADVGLCCNVGGFGNCVITTIMEAAQ from the coding sequence ATGGAACGTGTTGCAATCATCGGAGCCTCAATGACCCAGTTCGGGCAACGGGAGGGGGAGTGGATACAGGACCTCCTCGCGGAGGCCGGCATCGAGTGTCTCGAGGACGCGGGTGTCGACGCGAGCGACGTCGAGCACCTGTACGTCTCGAACATGGCCAGCGGCGAGTTCGAAGGGCAGACGGGCGCTCCCAACGCGCTAGCTCACGACCTCGACGCGATGCCGGCGTACACGCAGCGCGTCGATCAGACGAGTTCCAGCGGCGGCGCGGGGATCTTCGCCGCCTGGCAGTCGGTCGCCAGCGGGGCCAGCGACATGACGCTGCTCGTCGGCGGTGAGAAGATGACCCACAGGACGACCGGGGAGGCCACCGACGTGATCGCGTCGCTGACCCACCCCGTCGAGTACAAGACCGGCGTCACCCTGCCGTCGTTCGCCGGCCTCACCGCGCGCCACTACTTAGAGCGGTTCGACGCGCCGCGCGAGAGCCTCGGCAAGGTCGCCGTCAAGAATCACAAGAACGGCGTCGACAATCCCCACGCCCAGTTCCAGAAGGAAGTCGATCTCGAGACGGTGCTGGAGTCGCCGATCGTGGCCGATCCGCTGCGGCTGTACGATTTCTGTCCGATCACGGACGGTTCGGCGGCGCTCATGCTCTGTCCGGAGTCGATGGCCGAGAACTACGCGGACGACTACGTCGTCATCTCGGGGATCGACGGCGCGACGGACACCCACGTCGTCCACGAGCGCGAGGACCCGACCGTGATGGGCGGCGTCGTCGAGAGCGGGAGGGGGGCCTACGAAATGAGCAATACCAAACCGGAGGATATCGACGTGGCCGAACTCCACGACATGTTCACGATCCTCGAGTTCCTGCAGATGGAGGGGCTGGGCTTCGCCGAGCAGGGCGAGGCCTGGAAACTCGTCGAGGACGGCTACACGGAGCGCGACGGCGAGTTACCGATCAACACCTCGGGCGGACTCAAATCGAAGGGGCATCCGCTCGGTGCGAGCGGTGTCGCTCAGGGCGTCGAGATCTACGAACAACTCGTGGGCGAGGCCGGCCCGCGGCAGGTCGACGCGGACGTGGGCCTGTGCTGTAACGTCGGCGGCTTCGGCAACTGCGTGATTACGACCATCATGGAGGCTGCACAATGA
- a CDS encoding nucleic acid-binding protein, whose product MTMEATRYDDGSITYPGHPRGPGGSEPVETIDLSEYTAEVVTWTTSTATPPGVREPNHLAIVEFEIDGESVRAIGQLTTGDVETGDEVRPVYVDELREPGAGIREPESQAWDGYRFEPV is encoded by the coding sequence ATGACCATGGAAGCGACGCGCTACGACGACGGCTCGATCACCTACCCCGGCCATCCGCGCGGCCCCGGCGGTTCGGAGCCGGTCGAGACGATCGACCTCAGCGAGTACACCGCCGAAGTCGTGACCTGGACGACCAGTACCGCGACGCCGCCCGGCGTCCGCGAACCGAACCACCTCGCGATCGTCGAGTTCGAGATAGACGGTGAGTCCGTCCGCGCGATCGGTCAACTGACCACCGGCGACGTCGAAACCGGTGACGAAGTTCGGCCGGTCTACGTCGACGAACTCCGCGAACCCGGCGCAGGCATTCGGGAACCGGAGAGTCAAGCGTGGGACGGCTACCGGTTCGAGCCGGTGTAA
- a CDS encoding nucleic acid-binding protein — protein MTMEATRYEDGSITYPGHPRGPDGSEPVETIDLSEHTAEIVTWTTSTATPPGVREPNHLAIVEFEVTEARGASESRTESDGEGESVRAIGQLTTGDVETGDEVRPVSVDELREPGAGIREPESQAWDGYRFEPV, from the coding sequence ATGACCATGGAAGCGACGCGATACGAGGACGGCTCCATCACCTACCCCGGACACCCGCGCGGGCCGGACGGATCGGAACCGGTCGAAACGATCGATCTCAGCGAGCACACCGCCGAAATCGTGACCTGGACGACCAGTACCGCGACGCCGCCCGGCGTCCGCGAACCCAACCACCTCGCGATCGTCGAGTTCGAGGTGACCGAGGCACGGGGAGCCTCGGAGAGCCGGACGGAGTCCGACGGTGAGGGCGAGTCGGTCCGAGCGATCGGCCAGTTGACCACCGGCGACGTCGAAACCGGCGACGAGGTCCGACCGGTCTCCGTCGACGAACTCCGCGAACCCGGCGCGGGCATCAGAGAGCCCGAGAGTCAGGCGTGGGACGGCTACCGGTTCGAGCCCGTCTGA
- a CDS encoding DUF7547 family protein, whose protein sequence is MADSDDELADAVRELARTIDALRDELEGPRSRRRPPLRPPTPRELLRFTDEVALPAVLAVLETSVRALEAFQRSLKVVRTGQEARDRTSAATEATSERASELRRTTLSQLDSVLSELQRAASEGGLPADEEARDLLTEARELRDDVDSRLRDAAERESRIESTDSDLDRPASESGVTIDIEDGPLTDDGTETDRADDDPDRDSAVDVDAELETLRDQYADGNGDSSEDDSKAGDSSEGDTDGSDGGGSDGGAGADGTEDDSDET, encoded by the coding sequence ATGGCCGATTCCGACGACGAACTCGCCGACGCGGTTCGCGAACTCGCGCGGACGATCGATGCGCTCCGAGACGAACTCGAGGGCCCGCGCTCGCGTCGCCGGCCACCGCTGCGCCCGCCGACGCCGCGCGAACTCCTGCGATTCACTGACGAAGTCGCGCTCCCCGCCGTCCTGGCCGTCCTCGAGACCAGCGTCCGCGCGCTCGAGGCGTTCCAGCGGAGCCTGAAAGTCGTTCGAACCGGGCAAGAGGCTCGCGACCGAACGTCTGCGGCCACCGAAGCGACGAGCGAGCGCGCGAGCGAACTCCGCCGCACGACGCTCTCCCAACTCGACTCCGTGCTCTCGGAACTCCAGCGAGCCGCTTCCGAGGGCGGGCTCCCCGCCGACGAGGAGGCCCGCGACCTCCTCACGGAAGCCCGGGAACTGCGCGACGACGTCGACAGCCGCCTCCGGGACGCCGCCGAGCGTGAATCGCGAATCGAGTCGACCGATTCCGACCTCGATCGACCGGCGTCCGAAAGCGGGGTGACGATCGATATCGAGGACGGACCGCTGACCGACGACGGGACGGAGACGGACCGCGCCGACGACGACCCCGACCGCGACTCCGCCGTCGACGTCGACGCCGAACTCGAGACGCTGCGAGACCAGTACGCCGACGGGAACGGCGACTCGAGCGAGGACGACTCGAAGGCGGGCGACTCGAGCGAGGGCGATACCGACGGATCGGACGGAGGCGGCTCCGACGGCGGCGCTGGGGCTGACGGCACGGAAGACGACAGCGACGAAACCTGA
- a CDS encoding DUF7504 family protein, which translates to MEDERGGAVPDRATFARTLGTLKREGSNVLLVGAAASTHETVCQQLLGAGERDSRYRLFVTNADDRVACDRTADAETDRVRTIDYSRSGLETDVDSDGENGRPSLGTLGIEIVETIDELADAADEFDPSELRVCVDSLVPLLREYDTETVFRLLHLTTSRVDQARGMGHYHLPLASDHDAVNLLEPMFDAVVTVRSRDGTDEQQWHLREEDATTDWLEL; encoded by the coding sequence ATGGAAGACGAGCGAGGGGGAGCCGTGCCCGACCGTGCGACGTTCGCACGGACGCTCGGGACGCTCAAGCGGGAGGGGAGCAACGTTTTGCTCGTCGGTGCGGCGGCGAGTACACATGAGACGGTCTGTCAGCAACTGCTCGGCGCAGGGGAACGCGACTCTCGGTACCGACTGTTCGTTACGAACGCGGACGACCGCGTCGCGTGCGACCGAACGGCCGACGCCGAGACCGACCGAGTTCGGACGATCGATTACTCGCGGTCGGGACTCGAGACGGACGTGGACTCGGACGGCGAGAACGGGCGGCCGTCGCTGGGAACGCTCGGGATCGAAATCGTCGAGACCATCGACGAACTCGCCGACGCCGCCGACGAGTTCGACCCGTCGGAACTCCGCGTCTGCGTCGACTCGCTCGTCCCGCTGCTCCGGGAGTACGACACGGAAACGGTGTTCCGACTGTTGCATCTGACGACCTCGCGAGTCGATCAGGCTCGCGGCATGGGCCACTATCACCTGCCGCTCGCGTCCGACCACGACGCCGTCAATCTCCTCGAGCCGATGTTCGATGCGGTCGTCACGGTCCGCTCTCGGGACGGGACCGACGAACAACAGTGGCACCTCCGCGAGGAGGACGCGACCACCGACTGGCTCGAGCTGTAA
- a CDS encoding ribonuclease H-like domain-containing protein, producing MRIENSFIPVRGVGETTERRLWENGITHWDEFDGSVVGSTLTDRIETFIDEGRTHLERGDVSVFAEALPASSRWRCYENVSDETCFLDIETTGLDASCNDVTTVSLHRGGETKTFVKDRDLTADRLERELADSAMLVTFNGQRFDVPFLETCFDVDVDVPHVDLMYPCKKLGLDGGLKAIEKDLGIDRDMPEISGRDAVRLWHEYESGDEGALETLVEYNRADTRNMEPLMEIVADRLHETVFEAATADD from the coding sequence GTGCGAATCGAGAACAGTTTCATCCCCGTCCGCGGCGTCGGGGAGACGACCGAACGACGACTCTGGGAGAACGGGATCACCCACTGGGACGAGTTCGACGGCAGCGTCGTCGGGTCGACCCTGACCGATCGGATCGAGACGTTCATCGACGAGGGACGGACCCACTTAGAGCGCGGTGACGTTTCCGTCTTCGCGGAGGCGCTGCCAGCGTCGAGTCGCTGGCGGTGTTACGAGAACGTCAGCGACGAGACGTGTTTTCTGGACATCGAGACGACCGGACTCGACGCGTCATGTAACGACGTGACGACCGTCAGCCTCCACCGGGGCGGCGAGACGAAGACCTTCGTCAAGGACCGCGACCTCACGGCCGACCGCCTCGAGCGCGAGCTCGCCGACTCGGCGATGCTGGTCACGTTCAACGGCCAGCGCTTCGACGTGCCCTTCCTCGAGACGTGTTTCGACGTCGACGTCGACGTGCCCCACGTCGACCTCATGTATCCCTGCAAGAAGCTGGGACTGGACGGCGGCCTGAAAGCGATCGAGAAGGACCTCGGTATCGACCGGGACATGCCCGAAATCAGCGGTCGCGACGCGGTGCGCCTCTGGCACGAGTACGAATCCGGCGACGAGGGGGCCCTCGAGACGCTCGTCGAGTACAACCGGGCCGACACCCGGAACATGGAACCGCTGATGGAGATCGTCGCGGATCGCCTCCACGAGACCGTCTTCGAGGCGGCGACTGCCGACGACTGA
- a CDS encoding acyl-CoA thioesterase: MGDYSYETAVDVRLRDIDFMGHVNNATYATYLEQAREDYFRDVLDVSLTETNTVLVSLELEYASPIEADDAVTVALRVPELGDSSLPMEYEIRANGERAATARTVQVLTEPNSGSSQPLPSEWRKRIERGE; encoded by the coding sequence ATGGGCGATTACAGCTACGAGACCGCCGTCGACGTCCGGCTCCGGGACATCGATTTCATGGGCCACGTCAACAATGCAACCTACGCCACGTACCTCGAGCAGGCCCGAGAAGACTACTTTCGAGACGTGCTCGACGTCTCGTTGACCGAGACGAACACCGTCCTCGTGAGCCTCGAACTCGAGTACGCGAGCCCGATCGAGGCCGACGACGCCGTCACCGTCGCGCTCCGCGTGCCGGAGCTCGGCGACTCGAGTCTCCCCATGGAGTACGAGATCCGCGCGAACGGTGAGCGTGCCGCGACGGCACGCACTGTTCAGGTCCTCACTGAGCCGAATTCTGGCTCCTCACAGCCGCTTCCGTCCGAGTGGCGGAAACGGATCGAGCGCGGCGAGTAG
- a CDS encoding HalOD1 output domain-containing protein, producing MLLSVDRSDATAEKSLSFAVVAAVAEREGVDPVDLEPPEYEALYDVINPEALDALFATRENGRERPTGRVEFPFCGYQVAVTSDGDVEVSDPESTFE from the coding sequence ATGCTACTCTCAGTCGATCGGTCGGACGCGACAGCCGAGAAATCTCTCAGTTTCGCCGTCGTTGCTGCCGTCGCCGAGCGGGAAGGCGTCGATCCCGTCGACCTCGAGCCCCCCGAATACGAAGCGCTCTACGATGTCATCAATCCCGAAGCGCTGGACGCGCTCTTCGCGACCCGAGAGAACGGCCGCGAGCGACCGACCGGCCGCGTCGAATTCCCCTTCTGTGGCTATCAGGTCGCCGTCACGAGCGACGGCGATGTCGAGGTGTCCGATCCCGAGTCGACGTTCGAGTGA
- a CDS encoding cation:proton antiporter has product MALELYNVGLVVIGIGLFGVAVLPRFVSDRAISLPIFFVAFGMLVFGLPIGLPAPDPLEQGTTTEHLAELGVIIALMGVGLKIDRFPGLRAWASTWRLLAITMPLSIAGAALLGRWLGLVIPTAVLLGACIAPTDPVLASEVQVGGPGMGSEEEGLEEAAGGEDEVRFALTSEAGLNDGLAFPFTNMAIAIALVGIAPGNWVGEWLLVDVGYRIVVGVLFGVVLGYLTARLVFATEPDTPVAESVQGLEAIAGTLFVYGATELASGYGFIAVFVAALTVRHYERSHDYNRSLHEVSEFAEQVMMAFIMLFFGGAIVGGLLQPLTLEAIAAAVAIVFLVRPVAGLVGFLGFDRDPAERATIAFFGVRGIGSFYYLAHGLNEAAFPDADVLWAVVGAVVLISIVVHGVTATPAVRWLEARAE; this is encoded by the coding sequence ATGGCCCTCGAGCTGTACAACGTCGGCCTGGTCGTGATCGGTATCGGACTGTTCGGCGTCGCCGTCCTCCCGCGGTTCGTCTCCGACCGCGCAATCTCGCTGCCGATCTTCTTCGTCGCCTTCGGCATGCTCGTCTTCGGGCTGCCGATCGGGCTCCCCGCGCCGGATCCCTTGGAGCAGGGGACGACGACGGAGCACCTCGCGGAACTGGGCGTCATCATCGCGCTGATGGGCGTCGGGCTGAAGATCGACCGCTTCCCCGGGCTGCGCGCGTGGGCGTCGACCTGGCGATTGCTCGCGATCACGATGCCGCTGTCGATCGCCGGCGCGGCGCTGCTCGGCCGGTGGCTCGGCCTCGTGATTCCGACCGCGGTCCTGCTGGGCGCGTGTATCGCGCCGACCGACCCGGTGCTAGCGTCGGAGGTCCAGGTCGGCGGGCCGGGGATGGGCAGCGAAGAAGAAGGGCTCGAGGAGGCGGCCGGCGGCGAAGACGAGGTCCGGTTCGCGCTCACCTCCGAGGCCGGACTGAACGACGGGCTCGCCTTTCCGTTCACGAACATGGCGATCGCGATCGCCCTCGTCGGAATCGCGCCCGGAAACTGGGTCGGCGAGTGGCTCCTCGTCGATGTCGGCTACCGGATCGTCGTCGGCGTGCTATTCGGCGTCGTCCTCGGCTATCTGACCGCGCGGCTCGTCTTCGCCACGGAACCCGACACCCCCGTCGCGGAGTCGGTCCAGGGACTCGAGGCGATCGCCGGCACCCTGTTCGTCTACGGGGCGACCGAACTCGCGAGCGGCTACGGCTTCATCGCGGTCTTCGTCGCCGCGCTGACGGTCCGCCACTACGAGCGATCCCACGATTACAACCGATCGCTCCACGAGGTCAGCGAGTTCGCCGAGCAGGTGATGATGGCCTTCATCATGCTCTTCTTCGGCGGCGCGATCGTCGGGGGACTCCTCCAGCCGCTGACCCTCGAAGCGATCGCGGCGGCGGTCGCGATCGTCTTCCTCGTTCGCCCAGTCGCCGGGCTGGTGGGGTTTCTCGGGTTCGATCGCGACCCCGCCGAACGGGCGACGATCGCCTTCTTCGGCGTGCGGGGGATCGGCTCGTTCTACTACCTCGCACACGGGCTGAACGAGGCCGCGTTCCCCGACGCCGACGTGTTGTGGGCCGTCGTCGGCGCGGTCGTCCTCATCTCGATCGTCGTCCACGGGGTCACCGCCACCCCGGCGGTCCGCTGGCTCGAGGCGCGGGCGGAGTAG
- a CDS encoding pterin cluster protein gives MRPDQATTTADDRSTATGPDQYSAATSDRETETTTVTVRCTGHVRTEIGSYELEFTFEGDRLRDFLEAFFEEYDLEDMLIAETEADATHSGWAPVPDDLPGTWRKNPEGEQTRPYARVCVNGRFNEHLGGFETELTDGDRVALIYPFMFCC, from the coding sequence ATGAGGCCCGACCAAGCGACGACCACCGCCGACGACCGCTCGACCGCGACCGGCCCGGACCAGTATTCCGCCGCGACGAGCGACCGAGAGACCGAGACGACGACCGTGACCGTCCGCTGTACCGGGCACGTCCGCACCGAAATCGGGAGCTACGAACTCGAGTTCACCTTCGAGGGCGATCGACTCCGGGACTTCCTCGAGGCCTTCTTCGAGGAGTACGATCTCGAGGACATGCTCATCGCCGAGACCGAAGCGGACGCGACCCACAGCGGCTGGGCACCGGTCCCCGACGACCTGCCCGGCACCTGGCGCAAGAATCCGGAGGGCGAGCAGACCCGGCCGTACGCGCGCGTCTGCGTCAACGGCCGGTTCAACGAACACCTCGGCGGGTTCGAGACGGAACTCACCGACGGTGATCGCGTCGCGCTGATCTATCCGTTCATGTTCTGCTGCTGA
- a CDS encoding CGCGG family rSAM-modified RiPP protein codes for MTEDVSGVDPVTRSEHDASWSANLEGPEHAMDRDLIVEQSKDAVAETAAGYHVNLVTHGDHGHPETYLWDELEATFDDIRLEYVDRCGCGGHVTRVHVGGD; via the coding sequence ATGACCGAAGACGTCTCCGGCGTCGACCCCGTCACGCGCAGCGAGCACGACGCGTCGTGGTCGGCGAACCTCGAGGGCCCCGAGCACGCGATGGATCGGGACCTGATCGTCGAGCAGTCGAAAGACGCGGTCGCGGAGACCGCCGCCGGCTACCACGTCAACCTCGTCACGCACGGCGACCACGGCCATCCCGAGACGTATCTCTGGGACGAACTCGAGGCGACGTTCGACGATATTCGGCTCGAGTACGTCGATCGGTGCGGCTGTGGCGGACACGTGACTCGGGTCCACGTGGGCGGCGACTGA
- a CDS encoding DUF7577 domain-containing protein encodes MSSRTQTFDEPVTCRVCGTENEHSYTYCRHCLGQLPARPDSRR; translated from the coding sequence ATGAGTTCCCGAACGCAGACGTTCGACGAACCGGTCACCTGCCGCGTGTGTGGCACGGAGAACGAACACAGCTACACCTACTGCCGTCACTGTCTCGGACAGCTTCCCGCGAGACCCGACTCCCGTCGCTGA